A single genomic interval of Hyphomicrobium methylovorum harbors:
- a CDS encoding translocation/assembly module TamB domain-containing protein, with product MRRITKILLFIAAAFVIVATAATSTHLGQSSMLRLVASIASSEDSAIAIGELNGSLFDEASIAEISVSDKDGPWLTVRNISFAWSPSELFSGRAAISYLHVDKIAVLRKPVGAPKKTNTDKSSPGLPLKIALRELDVKAIDISEQVTGEHATLRLTGGADVGDTKKANVAQFHLERIDGPQSDLRANVSYNPEMRALELAISGSESENGLVSHLLGFPSRPPLSVELHGSGALNAWKANLSLAANSEPFLAGTLRLDETNTTTHRLSGSLAGFVERLVPAAAADILAGKTELNVSADITGLNDGALRSISDIRVNATGASMQVAATGGIDIASGYVHGGIEGHARRNDGEPLTFPIEKDNPVSVREISFRATLPDTNTARRSTATVRLNGIDNQKFAAETLLLEATASQPDPAGQRASVFDDIRLTLSASGVDETKALGKSVGPSPRLAFSGTYDGSRLTIAKADVESAGAVGSLAGIIEGGRINGTARLNVSDASRYDAIADRPLKGRMTLGIKFDGDLTAQTIAAAVSGESTGLATGVEALDGVLAPATKFSAVIERTADGALSTRDTSISNELFAATLKAKRAQNSRNASGSVTLSSLAAINPQLTGKAQLALDVSGSDADLVSHISLTGDGVTLNGKPVEEPSLSFTGRGPLSRHEGKFTANGTISGETLTGAAALMLSDTGAISISDLDLDIAGTKLGGNLALGGAAPPSGTLKIHAPNLARLGNAIGTKLKGRIAADVALTGDKANSIAKLNITADDILVGDLRIGSIRSTGNVANYLEFPDGVISAKIAGIANGKKALGGLSLDARFKDGGATLTSKGQIDGGALELSATSRTVENIQQIEIKSASYTGKSGLPPIRLASPARLSVKGETVSIPNLKLAIGTGSFLVNGSANSNALDLGLNLELVPASLASIAAPELGVEGSISGTAKIKGNPSNPEIAATISATTLSLQETHTKQLPAADVTIDIAAKDSKAQVKMRATARGGTDLAVNGTVGMKNGSALALSGRGSIPLALANVFLADRAARAGGTAMVTADISGKLSDPRVDGSILVDGATLSDPGLGLELSPIAADIGFSQDKVTVRKLVATSKKGGSVNAEGALLLPKVGEPSADVAIRIAAFKFGNQDPVAGEIDGNVKVAGPLNALVANGNVLIGRMDVTVPNKMPKSVSALDIRHVNAPEKFQSPEREKEKSNAASSSGSTISLALDVRANDRIFVRGRGVDAQLGGFVKIRGSADNPFTDGQFTTSRGKLSIIGRQLDFSRGNVVFMGSLEPSLDMEAQADADGTTVTIRVTGPASNPKFRFTSSPELPEDEIVSLLLFNKKLAKLSAAQLVQLASEIDKIGGLSSGPGTLDKMKSAMGIDVLDVTTDEKGNAQASAGSYIDDKTYVGVKQGMSLGKSRIVVDHNLTKNLKARGEAGTDGDSKLGLGFEWDY from the coding sequence ATGCGCAGGATCACAAAGATTCTGCTTTTCATCGCAGCGGCCTTCGTGATCGTCGCCACTGCAGCGACGTCAACGCATCTCGGTCAATCGAGCATGTTGCGTCTGGTCGCCTCGATTGCGTCGTCTGAAGACAGCGCAATCGCAATCGGAGAACTCAACGGCTCTCTCTTCGATGAGGCTTCGATCGCCGAAATCAGCGTGTCCGATAAAGACGGCCCCTGGCTGACGGTCCGCAACATTTCGTTTGCATGGAGCCCGTCCGAACTCTTCAGCGGCCGCGCGGCAATCTCATATCTGCACGTCGATAAGATCGCAGTGTTGCGCAAGCCTGTCGGCGCACCAAAGAAAACAAACACAGATAAGTCTTCCCCCGGCCTGCCCTTAAAAATCGCGCTTCGCGAACTCGACGTGAAAGCGATCGACATTTCCGAGCAGGTGACAGGTGAACACGCAACGCTCCGTCTCACCGGCGGCGCTGACGTCGGTGACACAAAGAAAGCAAACGTCGCGCAGTTTCACCTTGAGCGGATAGACGGCCCGCAGAGCGACTTGCGCGCGAACGTGTCATACAATCCGGAGATGCGTGCTCTGGAACTTGCGATCAGCGGAAGTGAATCGGAGAATGGGCTGGTTTCGCATCTGCTCGGATTTCCCTCGCGGCCGCCTCTCTCGGTAGAACTTCACGGCAGCGGCGCGCTGAATGCTTGGAAAGCGAACCTCTCACTTGCCGCGAATAGCGAACCGTTCCTCGCTGGCACCCTTCGCCTAGACGAGACGAACACCACGACGCATCGTCTCTCAGGTTCGCTTGCTGGATTCGTCGAACGCCTCGTGCCTGCCGCCGCGGCAGACATTCTCGCCGGAAAAACGGAGCTGAACGTCTCCGCCGACATTACCGGACTAAATGACGGCGCTCTCCGCTCAATCAGCGACATTCGCGTCAACGCCACCGGCGCATCGATGCAAGTCGCTGCGACGGGCGGTATCGATATCGCATCCGGTTATGTTCACGGCGGGATCGAGGGCCATGCGCGCCGCAACGACGGCGAACCGCTGACGTTCCCAATTGAAAAAGATAATCCGGTATCAGTTCGGGAGATCTCTTTCCGCGCAACGCTGCCCGACACGAACACGGCGCGCCGGTCAACGGCGACTGTACGTCTCAACGGCATCGACAATCAGAAATTCGCCGCAGAGACGTTGCTTCTCGAAGCAACCGCGTCCCAACCCGATCCGGCAGGACAACGCGCCTCGGTCTTTGACGATATCAGACTGACTCTTTCGGCCAGCGGCGTCGACGAAACCAAAGCACTCGGCAAATCCGTCGGCCCATCACCACGCTTAGCATTCTCCGGAACCTACGACGGATCTCGACTGACTATCGCCAAAGCGGACGTCGAGTCCGCAGGCGCCGTCGGGAGCCTGGCCGGAATCATCGAAGGCGGACGGATCAACGGAACCGCACGCCTCAACGTTTCGGATGCGTCGCGGTACGACGCGATCGCAGACCGGCCGCTCAAGGGGCGGATGACTCTTGGCATCAAGTTCGACGGCGATCTCACTGCGCAAACGATTGCGGCCGCCGTTTCCGGAGAAAGCACGGGCCTCGCAACGGGCGTTGAAGCCCTCGACGGCGTTCTAGCTCCGGCAACAAAGTTTAGCGCTGTTATTGAACGCACCGCAGACGGCGCTCTCTCAACGCGCGACACCTCAATCTCAAACGAACTTTTTGCCGCGACGTTGAAAGCAAAGCGTGCGCAGAACTCGCGGAATGCATCGGGAAGCGTCACGCTCTCGTCGCTTGCCGCCATTAATCCGCAACTCACTGGCAAGGCGCAACTCGCGCTGGATGTCAGCGGCTCAGATGCCGATCTCGTGTCGCACATCAGCCTCACAGGTGACGGCGTGACACTCAACGGCAAACCCGTCGAAGAGCCAAGCCTAAGCTTTACCGGCCGCGGCCCGTTATCTCGGCACGAAGGCAAATTCACCGCCAACGGCACAATCTCCGGCGAAACACTGACCGGCGCTGCGGCATTGATGTTGTCGGATACCGGCGCGATCTCCATAAGCGACCTCGACTTGGACATCGCCGGAACGAAGCTCGGCGGCAACCTTGCCTTGGGCGGCGCAGCGCCACCATCTGGAACGCTCAAGATCCATGCTCCAAACCTCGCGCGCCTCGGCAACGCAATCGGCACGAAGCTCAAAGGGCGGATCGCAGCAGATGTTGCGCTGACCGGAGACAAAGCCAACAGCATTGCGAAACTGAACATCACCGCGGACGATATCCTCGTCGGTGATCTGCGCATCGGCAGCATTCGCTCAACCGGCAACGTCGCAAACTATCTCGAATTTCCCGACGGCGTGATCAGTGCAAAAATTGCTGGCATCGCCAACGGCAAGAAAGCGCTCGGCGGGCTATCGTTGGATGCACGCTTCAAGGATGGCGGCGCGACACTGACATCGAAAGGCCAAATCGACGGCGGCGCGCTAGAGCTTTCCGCAACATCTCGTACCGTCGAAAATATCCAGCAGATCGAAATCAAGTCTGCATCCTACACCGGCAAAAGCGGCCTTCCGCCGATCCGGCTCGCATCACCCGCTCGCCTTTCCGTTAAGGGCGAGACTGTGTCGATACCCAACCTGAAGCTCGCCATCGGCACCGGCTCTTTTCTGGTCAACGGCTCCGCGAATTCGAACGCACTCGACTTGGGACTTAACTTGGAGCTTGTCCCGGCGTCGCTCGCATCCATCGCTGCGCCTGAGCTCGGAGTGGAAGGCAGCATTAGCGGCACAGCGAAGATCAAAGGCAATCCTTCCAATCCTGAGATCGCAGCCACGATCTCGGCGACGACGCTGTCGCTGCAAGAGACGCACACGAAGCAACTACCTGCTGCCGACGTGACGATCGACATCGCCGCGAAAGACAGCAAGGCTCAGGTCAAGATGCGCGCCACAGCACGCGGCGGAACCGACTTGGCGGTCAACGGAACGGTCGGAATGAAGAACGGCTCCGCGCTCGCACTATCGGGGCGCGGAAGCATCCCGCTGGCTCTCGCAAACGTCTTCCTCGCCGATCGCGCGGCACGCGCGGGAGGCACTGCGATGGTAACGGCTGACATCTCCGGCAAGCTGTCTGACCCTCGCGTTGATGGCAGCATCCTCGTGGATGGCGCGACACTGAGCGACCCCGGCCTTGGCCTGGAGCTCTCGCCTATCGCGGCCGACATCGGATTTTCTCAAGATAAAGTCACAGTCCGAAAACTCGTCGCCACCAGCAAGAAGGGCGGCAGCGTCAATGCAGAAGGCGCGCTTCTCCTGCCGAAAGTCGGCGAACCGTCGGCAGACGTCGCGATCAGGATCGCCGCATTCAAGTTCGGGAATCAAGATCCCGTCGCGGGCGAGATCGACGGCAACGTAAAAGTCGCCGGACCGCTAAATGCACTCGTCGCAAACGGCAACGTTTTGATCGGCAGAATGGACGTCACCGTTCCAAACAAGATGCCGAAATCGGTCAGCGCGCTCGATATTCGCCATGTGAATGCACCTGAAAAATTTCAGTCTCCTGAGCGCGAGAAGGAAAAGTCGAACGCAGCGTCATCGTCTGGATCAACCATTTCGCTCGCGCTCGACGTTCGCGCGAATGATCGCATTTTCGTACGCGGACGCGGCGTCGATGCGCAGCTAGGCGGCTTCGTTAAGATTCGCGGCTCCGCCGACAATCCATTTACCGACGGCCAATTCACGACCTCGCGCGGCAAGCTATCGATCATCGGACGCCAGCTCGACTTCAGCCGCGGCAATGTTGTGTTCATGGGCAGCCTCGAACCTTCGCTCGACATGGAAGCCCAAGCAGACGCAGACGGCACAACGGTTACGATCAGAGTAACTGGACCGGCCTCGAACCCAAAATTCCGGTTCACATCGTCGCCCGAGCTGCCGGAAGACGAGATCGTTTCACTGCTGCTCTTCAACAAGAAGCTTGCAAAGCTTTCGGCCGCGCAGCTCGTTCAACTCGCGAGCGAGATCGACAAAATCGGCGGACTGTCCAGCGGACCGGGCACACTGGACAAGATGAAGAGCGCCATGGGTATCGACGTTCTCGACGTAACGACCGATGAAAAAGGCAACGCCCAAGCCTCGGCCGGCAGCTACATCGACGACAAGACCTACGTCGGCGTCAAGCAAGGCATGAGCCTCGGAAAGAGCCGGATCGTCGTTGATCACAACCTGACCAAAAATCTCAAAGCGCGCGGAGAGGCCGGCACCGACGGCGACAGCAAACTCGGCCTCGGGTTCGAATGGGACTATTGA